In one window of Elaeis guineensis isolate ETL-2024a unplaced genomic scaffold, EG11 Super_Scaffold_1000033, whole genome shotgun sequence DNA:
- the LOC105035065 gene encoding DNA polymerase zeta processivity subunit produces MDRKNPSPQGETARVVVEFLEVAITSIVFLKGFYPPGAFERRRYMNVVVHKARHPQLSNYIHSATSDLLPFIEKGLVERVTVIFYDKEHVPVERFVFKLNLNQSYSSKVEENSLEFALRAFLIKLTVAKPVTKPLPSGSSWEITAYFRALAQDDSKEARLWIPTDTKQWLQPPHITPIKSMSSEPLKVQLYLEHPSPSEPKVQTG; encoded by the exons ATGGATCGCAAAAACCCTTCTCCTCAAG GAGAGACGGCTCGAGTGGTGGTGGAGTTTTTGGAGGTGGCCATAACTTCCATCGTATTCCTCAAAGGATTTTATCCCCCTG GGGCATTCGAGAGGAGGAGGTATATGAATGTGGTGGTCCACAAGGCACGACATCCCCAGCTATCCAACTACATCCACTCTGCAACCTCTGATCTCCTCCCATTCATCGAAAAG GGTTTGGTAGAGAGAGTGACAGTAATCTTCTATGACAAAGAACATGTCCCAGTTGAGAGATTCGTGTTCAAACTCAATTTGAACCAGTCATACAGTTCCAAGGTGGAGGAGAACAGTCTTGAATTTGCCCTAAGAGCTTTCCTGATCAAGCTTACAGTTGCCAAGCCTGTCACAAAGCCCCTTCCTTCTG GTAGCAGCTGGGAGATCACTGCCTACTTCCGTGCCCTCGCTCAGGACGACAGCAAGGAAGCGCGGCTCTGGATTCCAACAGATACAAAGCAGTGGCTGCAGCCCCCACACATAACCCCAATCAAGTCGATGAGTAGTGAGCCTTTGAAGGTGCAGCTCTACCTGGAACATCCCAGCCCTTCTGAACCAAAGGTTCAGACGGGATAG